In Phycisphaerales bacterium AB-hyl4, the genomic window CGATGGTCACCCCTTTTCGCGACGGTGGGCTCGACGAGAGTCAACTGGCGAAGAATGTGGCGTTCCAGATCGAGCAGGGCATCGACGGCCTCGTGCCTGTTGGCACGACCGGCGAGTCGCCTACGCTCAGTCACGACGAACACCGCCGCGTGGTGGAAAGGACGGTTGAGGCCGCAGCCGGCAAGGTCAAGGTTGTGGCCGGCACGGGTTCGAACGCGACACAGGAAGCGCTTGAGCTGACCCGCCATGCGAAGCAGGCCGGCGTTGATGCGGCGCTGATGGTCAACCCGTACTACAACAAGCCGTCGCAGGAAGGGCTTTACCGTCATTTCATGACGGTTGCCGACCAGGTCGATCTGCCCATCGTGCTGTACAACATTCCCGGCCGAACGGCGATCCAACTTACCGCCGAAACGGTCGCCCGCCTCGCACGCCACGACAACATCGTTGCAATCAAGGAAGCGACCGGCTCGATGGATATGGCCTCGGAAATCGCCATGCGCTGCGAAGGTCAGCAGATGACCATTCTCTCCGGCGACGATTCGCTCACGCTGCCGCTGATGAGCATCGGCGCCAAGGGCGTCATCAGCGTCGTGAGCAACATCCTCCCGGCCAAGGTCAAGGCCATGGTCGACGCGGCCCTGAAGGGCAACTTCGTCGAAGCACGGCAGCAGCACGCGAAGCTGTTCCCCCTGTTCCGCGGCATGCTGTCGCTGGACGTCAACCCCGTGCCGATCAAGACCGCCATGCGATTGCTCAGCCAGGACACGGGCGAACTCCGCCTGCCGCTTTGCGAGATGAGCGACGACGCGTCCGCTGCACTGGAAAAAGTGCTCCGAGAGGCAGCGTTGCTGTAGTCGTCTGGTCGTGAAGTTTGTTGGAATCGAAAGTTATTGGCAGAAAAGTGTTCCGTCATGACAACTTCGCCGTGCATGAAGGCGAGCTTGTCCGCGCGGTGATAGTGATGTGGCCGAGCGCGAGATGATCATGGCTGCCCTCAGCGAAAACATCATCATGCGAGATTGTCGAGCATGTCATGTGCCTCGGCCACGGCGTGGTTCGCCAGCTTGCCGTCGCGCATGTTCAGTGCATCGGCGAACGGTTGTTCGGCGCGGAGCAACTTGTCGACGCCGTGCTTCGCCAGCCGCAAGATGTAAGGCTGTGTGGCGTGGCATAGCGCTTGCGTGCTCGTTCGTCCGACCGCGCCGGGCATGTTGGTGACGCAATAGTGCACGACGCCGTCGATGACATAGGTTGGCTCGCGATGCGTCGTCGGCCGAGTGGTTTCGACGCACCCGCCTTGGTCGACGCCGACGTCGACAATCACGGCTCCGTTTTTCATCTGCTTGAGCAGGTCACGGCGAATGAGCATCGGGGCGCGAGCGCCGGGGATGAGCACCGCGCCGATAACCAGGTCGGCCTGCACCGCGTGCTCGGCAATGGTGTGCGGGTCGGAGTAGGCCGTATACACGTTGGCCGGCATGAC contains:
- the dapA gene encoding 4-hydroxy-tetrahydrodipicolinate synthase codes for the protein MLQGAFTAMVTPFRDGGLDESQLAKNVAFQIEQGIDGLVPVGTTGESPTLSHDEHRRVVERTVEAAAGKVKVVAGTGSNATQEALELTRHAKQAGVDAALMVNPYYNKPSQEGLYRHFMTVADQVDLPIVLYNIPGRTAIQLTAETVARLARHDNIVAIKEATGSMDMASEIAMRCEGQQMTILSGDDSLTLPLMSIGAKGVISVVSNILPAKVKAMVDAALKGNFVEARQQHAKLFPLFRGMLSLDVNPVPIKTAMRLLSQDTGELRLPLCEMSDDASAALEKVLREAALL